From the genome of Campylobacter concisus, one region includes:
- a CDS encoding NUDIX domain-containing protein: MDTTITNLEILPLGESKYLKPFKMKFMQNGVQRDWDCVKVMNSVSIFLYHEQKDAFLFVKQFRPAVWYSQEKEGIKTDEQGFTYELCAGLMDKGLSEEQTAREEAIEEVGYELKEIERITMTYGAFGFGGNMQTMFYAKIDESMKVNSGGGVDGEDIELVFIKREDMMKFAFDESKVKGFGLIFAYLWWEKFKS, translated from the coding sequence ATGGATACTACTATAACTAATTTAGAAATTCTGCCTCTTGGTGAGTCAAAATATCTAAAGCCATTTAAGATGAAATTTATGCAAAATGGTGTCCAAAGAGATTGGGACTGCGTAAAAGTGATGAATAGTGTTAGTATTTTTTTATATCACGAGCAAAAAGATGCCTTTTTATTTGTAAAGCAGTTTCGACCGGCTGTTTGGTACTCGCAAGAAAAAGAAGGCATCAAAACAGATGAGCAAGGCTTTACTTACGAGCTTTGCGCAGGACTTATGGATAAAGGACTTAGCGAAGAGCAAACAGCTAGAGAAGAAGCGATCGAAGAAGTGGGCTATGAGCTAAAAGAGATAGAGCGTATCACGATGACATACGGTGCTTTTGGCTTTGGAGGCAATATGCAAACGATGTTTTACGCAAAGATCGATGAGAGCATGAAGGTAAATTCTGGCGGCGGCGTCGATGGCGAAGATATCGAGCTTGTTTTCATAAAACGAGAAGATATGATGAAATTTGCCTTTGACGAGAGCAAAGTCAAGGGCTTTGGGCTCATATTTGCTTATTTGTGGTGGGAGAAATTTAAAAGCTAA
- the mgtE gene encoding magnesium transporter: MSQELEEAKELIDQHLDENLEDNELSPYELAQHLKTLKKHDEELFAQYLEKLDPEILGDVAIELPDHMLKDVIDTLPAEKIVEALEELESDDATDLLQYIEDIDEDKARELFNELDRENQNEILRLRSYEEDRAGAHMQTELFSAHLEEKLGSAVARLRREKQEGKLENISQLFIIDKDGVLQYAIPLEDLILFDFTKTLKQNIETTQIDRYKPHVANDMDLMQNVADMFQEYDLNVIAVTSSTGILLGRITSDDIHDYIQESATEQIYNLAGVDDESEEDDTLFKAGRGRAVWLGVNLLTALFSSSIIGLFDETIAAYVALAVLMPIVASMGGNTGTQALAVTVRRLALGEIEFKDAKNVLKREVSISLINGLIFGVVMGIIASVWFDKGMLGVVIGLSMVTNLFFAGFFGTIIPLTLRRFNIDPAVGSAVILTTFTDAIGFFSFLGLAKWILL, translated from the coding sequence TTGAGCCAAGAACTAGAAGAAGCAAAAGAGCTGATAGATCAGCATTTAGATGAAAATTTAGAAGATAACGAACTCTCACCTTATGAGCTAGCCCAACACCTAAAAACGCTAAAGAAACACGATGAGGAGCTTTTTGCTCAGTATCTTGAAAAGCTAGACCCTGAAATTTTAGGTGATGTTGCTATCGAGCTACCTGATCACATGCTAAAAGACGTGATCGACACACTACCAGCTGAAAAGATAGTAGAGGCACTTGAAGAGTTAGAGAGTGATGATGCGACTGACTTGCTTCAATACATCGAGGACATTGACGAGGATAAAGCTAGAGAACTCTTTAATGAGCTTGATAGAGAAAACCAAAATGAAATTTTAAGACTTAGAAGTTACGAAGAAGATAGAGCCGGTGCTCACATGCAAACAGAGCTTTTCTCGGCTCACCTTGAAGAAAAGCTTGGCAGTGCAGTAGCAAGGCTTAGACGTGAAAAGCAAGAAGGCAAGCTAGAAAATATCTCACAGCTTTTCATTATAGATAAAGACGGTGTTTTGCAATATGCTATCCCACTTGAGGATCTTATACTATTTGACTTCACAAAAACACTGAAGCAAAACATAGAAACTACGCAGATCGATCGCTACAAACCACACGTGGCAAATGATATGGACCTTATGCAAAATGTTGCCGATATGTTTCAAGAGTACGATTTAAATGTTATCGCAGTTACAAGTAGCACTGGAATTTTGCTTGGTCGTATCACATCTGATGATATTCACGACTACATCCAAGAGAGTGCAACTGAGCAAATTTATAACCTAGCCGGCGTTGATGACGAGTCAGAAGAGGACGATACTCTATTTAAAGCGGGTCGTGGTCGTGCGGTTTGGCTTGGCGTAAATTTACTAACAGCTCTTTTTAGCTCATCTATAATCGGACTTTTTGACGAGACAATCGCAGCCTACGTCGCTCTTGCTGTTTTAATGCCAATAGTTGCATCAATGGGTGGAAATACCGGCACACAAGCGCTTGCCGTTACGGTTCGCCGTTTGGCACTTGGCGAGATAGAGTTTAAAGATGCCAAAAATGTCTTAAAACGCGAGGTTAGTATTTCACTCATAAATGGACTAATCTTTGGTGTGGTAATGGGCATAATCGCCTCTGTTTGGTTTGACAAAGGTATGCTTGGCGTTGTTATCGGGCTTAGCATGGTTACGAATTTATTCTTTGCTGGCTTTTTTGGCACGATCATACCTTTAACGCTAAGGCGCTTTAACATAGATCCTGCAGTCGGCTCAGCCGTCATTCTTACTACTTTTACTGATGCGATAGGATTTTTTAGCTTTTTAGGACTTGCAAAATGGATACTACTATAA
- a CDS encoding peptidoglycan DD-metalloendopeptidase family protein, with protein sequence MPRIFIIFAILSINLYAIKPSVDELSWPNGSNFLNFLETNKIPLSLYYNLATEDQELTEEIIAGTKYQIYKDDNGNTKQVLIPVSDELQMHIFRDDNDKFKLEFLPISYQSEDKFLALKVDKSVSEDIFDYTGSGTLALGFKEIFKGSGIDFKKINKGDTIAIVYNQKIRMGRSFGTPEIYAAMIETKNKRYVMYKFEDKFYDKNGKKNDKFLLVRPLSNARITSAFTLKRWHPILQRYRAHLGVDYGAPKGTPIKAAGDGTVKFVGQKSGYGRTVIISHAGGYETLYAHLNGFAKGMKGGLKVKQGTLIAYIGTSGMSTGPHLHFGLYRDNKPINPESAIKVVKSLEDKKESAKFKAVVSKNDELIKNALSNEKEYHKVEFFPNVIEF encoded by the coding sequence ATGCCTCGTATTTTTATAATTTTTGCAATATTATCTATAAATTTATACGCTATAAAGCCAAGTGTCGACGAGCTTAGCTGGCCAAATGGAAGTAACTTCTTAAATTTCTTAGAGACAAACAAAATCCCACTTTCACTTTACTATAACTTAGCAACCGAAGATCAAGAGCTAACAGAAGAGATCATCGCTGGCACAAAGTATCAAATTTATAAAGACGACAACGGCAACACCAAACAAGTGCTAATCCCTGTTAGCGACGAGCTTCAAATGCATATTTTTAGAGATGACAATGATAAATTTAAGCTCGAATTTCTTCCTATCTCTTATCAAAGTGAGGATAAATTTTTAGCTTTAAAGGTGGACAAATCAGTCTCTGAGGACATTTTTGACTACACCGGCTCTGGTACATTAGCCCTTGGCTTTAAAGAAATTTTTAAAGGAAGTGGCATTGATTTTAAAAAGATAAACAAAGGCGATACCATTGCTATCGTTTATAATCAAAAAATACGTATGGGTCGCTCTTTTGGCACTCCTGAAATTTATGCCGCGATGATAGAGACCAAAAATAAACGATACGTCATGTATAAATTTGAAGATAAATTTTATGATAAAAACGGCAAGAAAAATGATAAATTTTTATTAGTCCGCCCTCTTTCAAACGCCAGAATCACATCAGCTTTTACATTAAAAAGATGGCATCCGATCCTCCAAAGATACAGGGCTCATCTTGGCGTTGACTACGGTGCTCCAAAAGGCACACCTATCAAGGCAGCAGGCGATGGTACGGTTAAATTTGTCGGACAAAAAAGTGGATATGGTAGAACTGTCATCATCTCTCACGCTGGTGGCTATGAGACACTTTACGCTCACCTAAATGGCTTTGCTAAAGGCATGAAAGGTGGTTTAAAAGTCAAGCAAGGTACACTTATAGCCTACATTGGCACAAGTGGTATGAGTACAGGACCGCACCTTCACTTTGGTCTTTACAGAGATAATAAACCTATCAATCCAGAAAGTGCAATAAAGGTTGTTAAAAGCCTAGAAGACAAGAAAGAATCAGCTAAATTTAAAGCAGTTGTCAGCAAAAATGACGAGCTAATAAAAAATGCTTTAAGCAATGAAAAAGAGTATCATAAAGTGGAATTTTTTCCTAATGTAATAGAATTTTAA
- a CDS encoding plasminogen-binding N-terminal domain-containing protein — MKRIFVILSLVFGFAFGADFSLNEYRTPIISVDSDGTATIVDSPEILIGSSGVVLHKFDTDSSIIARVSVISKNSGFAKIRFEVFDLLEQKALPLPGIAPANGDMVVLNYLYNRSLIIVPNKEIYEEITSAFPNMIFIHPDIIGAYLSYEYKPNPSRDDFRKMCAQSAAGLIFVAMDGRSVFADCQSFKVLKEFKSGEVEYYQLPFYTRVSDIDTVFWKLNSEHINNYDAHYEKLFEEDN, encoded by the coding sequence TTGAAACGTATATTTGTGATTTTATCGCTAGTTTTTGGCTTTGCTTTTGGGGCTGATTTTTCTTTAAATGAGTATAGAACTCCTATAATTAGCGTCGATAGTGATGGCACAGCGACGATAGTTGATAGTCCAGAAATTTTAATCGGCTCAAGTGGCGTTGTGCTTCATAAATTTGACACTGATAGCTCTATCATCGCAAGAGTTAGTGTTATCTCAAAAAATTCTGGCTTTGCTAAGATTAGATTTGAGGTGTTTGATCTGCTTGAGCAAAAGGCGCTCCCACTTCCAGGCATTGCACCTGCAAATGGCGATATGGTCGTGCTAAACTATCTTTATAACCGCTCATTAATCATCGTACCAAATAAAGAAATTTACGAAGAGATCACATCTGCGTTTCCAAATATGATATTTATTCACCCAGATATTATAGGAGCGTATCTAAGCTACGAATACAAGCCAAATCCAAGCAGAGATGACTTTAGAAAAATGTGCGCTCAAAGTGCAGCTGGTTTAATTTTCGTAGCGATGGATGGCAGAAGCGTTTTTGCTGATTGCCAAAGCTTTAAAGTGCTAAAAGAATTTAAAAGTGGTGAGGTTGAGTACTATCAGCTGCCATTTTATACAAGAGTTAGCGACATAGACACCGTCTTTTGGAAGCTAAATAGCGAGCACATCAACAACTACGACGCTCACTACGAAAAACTTTTTGAAGAAGATAACTGA
- a CDS encoding YihY family inner membrane protein — MSRLSLSKQSLKEFLNLLPTLKDKELFHYASSLSFHTILSIIPILLISFSIFTKLPSFEDYYAKIQDFIFSALLPSNQEIISNYLQNFLQNSGNLGIVGFVAMIFTSAMFFSDYEYVVLKVTRASRARGFWSALSSYWTLITLAPLGLAGSFYLSSLIQEMLNSNVITNSINFLSIFPYLIIWAIFCITYLISVNDEIKFKSAFFSSFAASLVWYLGKSAFVYYVLYNKTYLSVYGSFSAVLFFFVWIYISWIIFLYGLKLCAYLSNSSKFKR; from the coding sequence ATGAGCCGTTTGTCCTTAAGTAAGCAAAGCTTAAAAGAGTTTTTAAATTTGCTCCCAACGCTTAAGGACAAAGAACTCTTTCACTATGCCTCAAGCCTTAGTTTTCATACGATTTTATCGATCATTCCGATACTTCTTATATCGTTTTCTATCTTTACAAAACTGCCTAGTTTTGAGGATTATTACGCCAAGATTCAGGACTTTATATTTTCGGCTCTTTTGCCAAGCAACCAAGAGATCATCTCGAACTATTTGCAAAATTTCTTACAAAATAGCGGAAATTTAGGCATAGTTGGCTTTGTAGCGATGATATTTACATCGGCTATGTTTTTTAGTGACTACGAGTATGTAGTTTTAAAAGTGACACGTGCAAGTAGAGCTAGAGGATTTTGGTCAGCACTTAGCTCGTATTGGACGCTTATCACGCTTGCTCCACTTGGTCTTGCTGGTAGCTTTTATCTTTCAAGCCTCATTCAAGAGATGCTAAACTCAAACGTGATCACAAACTCGATAAATTTTTTAAGCATATTCCCATATCTCATCATTTGGGCGATATTTTGCATCACATATCTCATCTCAGTAAATGACGAGATAAAGTTTAAAAGTGCGTTTTTTAGCTCATTTGCCGCCTCGCTCGTCTGGTATCTTGGCAAGTCAGCCTTTGTCTATTATGTCCTTTATAATAAAACCTATCTAAGCGTTTATGGCTCGTTTTCAGCAGTGCTTTTCTTTTTTGTCTGGATCTATATATCGTGGATCATCTTTTTATATGGGCTAAAGCTTTGTGCTTATCTTTCAAATAGCTCCAAATTTAAAAGATAA
- a CDS encoding metallophosphoesterase, with the protein MSKQIYIIGDVHGCFNTLLELIKQFPDKEKSQICFVGDVIDRGLFSCDVVELIIQNNYKMVMGNHERRLLSNKYEFLNNQAPFDTSWFFNNGGVATYGSYLAQSLNFKQRHIEFLESSPVYLEFKDHKNQNGEHLVVSHSAVGKFWTLRDDDSSRDEFRRHVLSGRGDMMQVEGIFNVYGHTPVREAKLYTNSANIDTGCVFNEERYDKLSALEFPSMKIYTQKNVEKFNKQG; encoded by the coding sequence TTGAGCAAGCAAATTTATATCATAGGCGATGTGCACGGCTGTTTTAATACACTTTTAGAACTTATCAAGCAGTTTCCAGACAAAGAAAAATCACAAATTTGCTTTGTCGGAGATGTGATAGATCGGGGGCTTTTTAGTTGCGATGTAGTCGAGCTTATCATACAAAATAACTATAAAATGGTAATGGGAAACCACGAAAGAAGGTTGCTAAGCAATAAATATGAATTTTTAAACAACCAAGCACCATTTGACACGAGTTGGTTTTTCAACAATGGTGGCGTGGCGACATATGGATCATACCTGGCTCAAAGCCTAAATTTTAAACAAAGACACATAGAATTTTTAGAGAGTAGCCCAGTATATTTAGAGTTTAAAGACCACAAAAACCAAAATGGCGAGCATTTGGTCGTTTCGCACTCGGCTGTTGGCAAATTTTGGACTTTAAGAGATGATGATAGCTCAAGAGATGAGTTTAGAAGGCATGTACTATCAGGCAGAGGCGATATGATGCAAGTTGAAGGCATATTTAATGTCTATGGCCACACGCCAGTGCGTGAGGCTAAACTCTATACAAATAGCGCCAATATCGATACAGGATGTGTTTTTAACGAAGAAAGATATGATAAGCTAAGTGCCTTAGAATTTCCATCGATGAAAATTTATACGCAAAAAAATGTTGAAAAATTTAATAAACAAGGATAA
- a CDS encoding aldehyde dehydrogenase family protein — protein MKLLEKYGLFINGEWRDAKDGATLDVKNPANGEHLAKIADATEEDVNDAVRAAREAFKKFKHTTISERAKLLNKIADIIDENKEHLAKVESMDNGKPIRETLNVDIPFAAEHFRYFAGVIMGEEGSANVLDEKQLSIVLREPIGVVGQIVPWNFPFLMAAWKLAPVIAAGDASVFKPSSETSLSVLELFRLIDKILPKGLINIVTGRGSKSGEWIKNHPGLDKLAFTGSTEIGRDIAIAAARRIIPATLELGGKSANIFFSDTNLDKALDGLQLGILFNQGQVCCAGSRIFVEESFYDKFIEAAVKKFSTIKVGDPLDPSTQMGSQINKKQAEQILNYVEIGKKEGAKVAVGGKAYTANGCDKGAFVEPTLLVDVTNDMRVAQEEIFGPVGVVIKFKDEAELIKMVNDSEYGLGGGIFTQDITKALRVARSMETGRVWINTYNQIPAGSPFGGYKNSGIGRETHKIILEHYTQMKNIMIDLTGKVSGFYAQ, from the coding sequence ATGAAACTACTAGAAAAATATGGGCTTTTCATAAATGGTGAGTGGCGCGACGCAAAAGACGGCGCTACACTTGATGTAAAAAATCCAGCAAATGGCGAGCACCTTGCAAAGATCGCTGATGCTACCGAAGAAGATGTAAATGACGCTGTACGTGCTGCACGCGAGGCTTTTAAGAAATTTAAACACACTACAATTAGCGAGCGTGCAAAGCTTTTAAACAAGATCGCTGACATCATCGATGAAAACAAAGAGCACTTGGCAAAAGTCGAGAGCATGGATAATGGCAAGCCGATCCGCGAGACGCTAAATGTCGATATCCCTTTTGCGGCAGAGCATTTTAGGTACTTTGCTGGCGTTATCATGGGCGAAGAAGGCAGCGCAAACGTGCTTGACGAGAAGCAACTCTCTATCGTTTTACGCGAGCCAATAGGTGTTGTGGGTCAGATCGTGCCTTGGAATTTTCCATTTTTGATGGCAGCTTGGAAGCTAGCTCCAGTGATCGCAGCAGGCGATGCTAGCGTATTTAAGCCTTCAAGCGAGACAAGCCTAAGCGTGCTTGAGCTATTTAGGCTGATAGATAAAATTTTGCCAAAAGGTTTAATAAACATCGTAACTGGCAGAGGTAGCAAGAGTGGCGAGTGGATCAAAAACCACCCAGGCCTTGACAAGCTAGCATTTACTGGCTCAACCGAGATCGGCCGCGATATCGCCATAGCTGCGGCTCGTCGTATCATCCCAGCCACACTTGAGCTTGGCGGCAAGAGCGCAAATATCTTCTTTAGTGATACAAATTTAGACAAAGCGCTTGACGGCCTTCAGCTTGGAATTTTGTTTAACCAAGGTCAAGTTTGCTGCGCAGGTTCAAGAATTTTCGTAGAAGAGAGCTTTTACGACAAATTTATAGAGGCTGCGGTGAAGAAATTTAGTACTATAAAAGTTGGCGATCCGTTAGATCCTAGCACTCAAATGGGCTCACAAATCAATAAAAAACAAGCTGAGCAAATCTTAAACTACGTCGAGATCGGCAAAAAAGAAGGCGCAAAAGTGGCAGTCGGTGGCAAAGCCTACACCGCAAATGGTTGCGACAAGGGCGCATTTGTCGAGCCAACACTGTTAGTTGATGTAACAAACGATATGAGAGTGGCTCAAGAAGAAATTTTTGGTCCAGTTGGCGTTGTGATCAAATTTAAAGATGAGGCCGAGCTTATCAAAATGGTAAATGATAGTGAATATGGCCTTGGTGGCGGAATTTTCACACAAGATATCACAAAAGCACTTCGCGTTGCAAGGTCTATGGAGACTGGCAGAGTCTGGATCAACACCTACAACCAAATCCCAGCAGGCAGCCCATTTGGCGGATACAAAAACTCAGGTATCGGCCGCGAAACTCACAAGATCATCCTTGAGCACTACACTCAAATGAAAAACATCATGATCGACCTAACCGGTAAGGTCAGCGGCTTTTACGCACAATGA
- a CDS encoding sensor histidine kinase, whose amino-acid sequence MSEKTQILFKILSLYLVSTVLFLGYFFIHDYKNKKETLILNEVKSLKEIKMGIYMKARMNGLDSISSLTKEKGVHACIVLKNGEKIYKDFDCQKIDKSKNVNLIGGKVAIFEKIQYMDDNTTDELSHADIFLVGKDIKAEILSLQISTTLKSLFFFFALLFVAFYLATLSLRPLYEKIDTLNRFIKDSTHEINTPLSVISMSIETADLDNLNERNLKRFNNISLAAKSLNNIYDALVHLSFNLDKPSKKELIDLNLLTTQRLSYFSPFFVKRGLKIDASLKPSFINADLEDVSKILDNLLSNASKYAAPNSKVRITLEPNFFSISNLGLGISKEQQLQIFDRYTRFNDDQGGFGIGLNLVKECCKKNDIVVKCQSKLDGETTFLLSWQS is encoded by the coding sequence ATGTCTGAAAAGACGCAAATTTTATTTAAAATTTTATCCCTTTATCTTGTTAGCACTGTGCTATTTTTAGGATATTTTTTCATACACGACTATAAAAACAAAAAAGAAACGCTCATTTTAAACGAGGTGAAGTCTTTAAAAGAGATAAAAATGGGCATTTACATGAAAGCAAGAATGAATGGACTTGACTCAATTTCAAGTCTAACAAAAGAAAAAGGCGTGCATGCTTGCATTGTGCTAAAAAATGGTGAGAAAATTTATAAAGACTTTGACTGTCAAAAGATCGACAAAAGCAAAAATGTAAATTTGATCGGCGGCAAGGTCGCGATATTTGAAAAGATCCAGTACATGGACGACAACACCACAGACGAACTCTCGCACGCAGATATTTTTCTAGTTGGCAAAGATATCAAGGCTGAAATTTTATCTTTACAAATTTCAACCACGCTAAAGTCACTCTTTTTCTTTTTTGCCCTGCTCTTTGTCGCCTTTTACCTAGCAACACTAAGTCTAAGACCGCTTTATGAAAAGATAGATACACTAAACCGCTTTATAAAAGACTCAACACACGAGATAAACACACCTCTAAGCGTCATCTCGATGAGCATAGAAACAGCCGATCTTGACAACCTAAATGAGCGAAATTTAAAGCGTTTTAATAATATCAGCCTTGCCGCAAAGAGCCTAAATAACATTTATGACGCGCTCGTTCATCTAAGCTTTAACCTAGATAAGCCTAGCAAAAAAGAGCTCATAGACCTAAATTTGCTAACCACACAAAGACTTAGCTACTTCTCGCCATTTTTTGTTAAACGAGGACTTAAGATAGATGCTAGTTTAAAGCCAAGCTTCATAAACGCAGATCTTGAGGATGTGAGCAAAATTTTAGACAACCTTCTTAGCAACGCCTCAAAATATGCAGCGCCAAATTCAAAAGTACGCATCACTTTAGAGCCAAATTTCTTTAGCATAAGCAATCTTGGGCTTGGTATCAGCAAAGAGCAACAACTACAAATTTTTGATCGTTATACGAGATTTAACGACGATCAAGGCGGCTTTGGCATAGGGCTAAATTTAGTTAAAGAGTGCTGCAAGAAAAATGATATCGTCGTAAAATGCCAAAGCAAACTTGATGGCGAGACTACGTTTTTACTCTCTTGGCAGAGTTAA
- a CDS encoding response regulator transcription factor, protein MVRILLVEDDEILLDLISEYLSENGYDVTTSNNAKDALNLAYEQNFDLLILDVKLPKGDGFSLLSSLRELGVSAPSIFTTSLNTIDDLEKGYKSGCDDYLKKPFELKELLIRIQALLKRNFSHHSGDAIKISSEFSFHPQSKTLSKDGKNVNISSKESDLLALFLQNKGKILTKDEIFNKIWKFDEEPSELSLRVYIKNLRQILGKDAILNRRGDGYVYV, encoded by the coding sequence ATGGTTAGAATTTTGCTCGTTGAAGATGATGAAATTTTACTTGATCTTATCAGTGAGTATCTAAGCGAAAATGGCTACGATGTCACCACTTCAAACAACGCAAAAGATGCACTTAATCTCGCCTACGAGCAAAATTTCGACCTTTTGATCCTTGATGTCAAGCTCCCAAAAGGGGACGGCTTTTCACTTCTTTCTTCCTTAAGAGAGCTAGGTGTTAGCGCACCTAGCATCTTTACCACCTCGCTAAATACCATAGACGATCTTGAAAAAGGCTACAAAAGTGGCTGCGACGACTATCTAAAAAAGCCATTTGAGCTAAAAGAACTACTCATACGTATACAAGCACTTCTAAAGAGAAATTTCTCACATCACAGTGGAGATGCGATCAAAATTTCAAGCGAATTTAGCTTTCATCCACAGAGCAAAACACTAAGCAAAGATGGTAAAAATGTAAATATCTCTAGTAAAGAGAGCGACCTACTCGCGCTATTTTTGCAAAACAAAGGCAAAATTTTAACCAAAGATGAAATTTTTAATAAAATTTGGAAATTTGACGAGGAGCCAAGCGAGCTTAGCCTTCGTGTCTATATCAAAAATTTACGCCAAATTTTAGGCAAAGATGCCATTTTAAACAGGCGTGGGGACGGCTATGTCTATGTCTGA
- a CDS encoding pyruvate kinase encodes MKKLLLVALGAMFMLGGLANATEMMKKDDMGKDEMMKKEQMMKDDMAKKPMVKKDEMKKDDMGMKDEMKKDDMGMKKDEMKKGM; translated from the coding sequence ATGAAGAAATTACTACTAGTTGCACTTGGTGCTATGTTTATGCTTGGTGGTCTTGCAAATGCTACTGAAATGATGAAAAAAGATGACATGGGCAAAGACGAGATGATGAAGAAAGAGCAGATGATGAAAGATGACATGGCTAAAAAACCCATGGTAAAAAAAGATGAGATGAAAAAAGACGACATGGGCATGAAAGATGAAATGAAGAAAGACGACATGGGTATGAAAAAAGACGAAATGAAAAAAGGTATGTAA
- a CDS encoding AEC family transporter: MNFTPLFAIFFIIATGFFAKKVGIVEQKHSIPFVDFVLCFAMPALIFDKIYHVNVDVSLINTILIGFGSTAISAVMALVIGKLFKFTKVTTVSMVMLSLFGNTLFVGMPVIQGFFGDAMVNEVIFYDQIATGIPLSILGPLILSFAAPEKVSLFQNTMKILKFPPFIALIMALILKEVPLPEFIFAPLRMFEGSVTPVALFAIGVGLNFSSITSSYKGVSVVLLCKMILPAIVFFIILKFSGIQMNKTWVVGLFQCAMPTSALASAMVIKAGLDSSLAISSVAIGVLFSFITLPVIYFVFA, translated from the coding sequence ATGAACTTTACTCCACTTTTTGCAATTTTTTTCATAATCGCAACTGGTTTTTTTGCTAAAAAAGTCGGCATTGTTGAGCAAAAGCACTCAATCCCATTTGTGGATTTTGTCCTTTGTTTTGCAATGCCTGCGCTAATCTTTGACAAAATTTACCACGTCAATGTTGATGTTTCACTCATAAACACCATTTTAATCGGCTTTGGCTCAACAGCTATCAGTGCTGTCATGGCTTTAGTGATTGGCAAGCTCTTTAAATTTACCAAAGTAACGACTGTCAGCATGGTCATGCTAAGCCTTTTTGGCAACACACTATTTGTCGGTATGCCTGTCATTCAGGGATTCTTTGGCGATGCGATGGTAAATGAGGTCATCTTTTACGATCAAATAGCTACTGGCATCCCACTTTCGATCCTTGGGCCACTTATTCTCTCTTTTGCTGCACCAGAGAAGGTTTCATTATTTCAAAATACGATGAAAATTTTAAAATTTCCGCCATTTATCGCGCTTATTATGGCTCTTATCTTAAAAGAAGTCCCTTTGCCTGAGTTTATCTTTGCTCCACTTAGGATGTTTGAAGGTAGCGTTACTCCGGTGGCGCTTTTTGCGATTGGTGTTGGTCTTAACTTTAGCAGTATCACAAGCTCCTATAAAGGCGTTAGCGTTGTGCTTTTGTGTAAGATGATCTTGCCAGCTATCGTATTTTTCATCATATTAAAATTTTCAGGTATCCAGATGAACAAAACTTGGGTCGTTGGTCTCTTTCAATGTGCAATGCCAACATCAGCCCTTGCAAGTGCGATGGTCATAAAAGCTGGGCTTGATAGCTCGCTAGCCATCTCATCAGTGGCCATAGGCGTGCTTTTTTCATTTATCACGCTTCCAGTTATATATTTTGTATTTGCGTAA